The following proteins are encoded in a genomic region of Nomascus leucogenys isolate Asia chromosome 17, Asia_NLE_v1, whole genome shotgun sequence:
- the TMEM217 gene encoding transmembrane protein 217 isoform X1, with protein sequence MKQQQWCGMTAKTGTVLSGVFTIMAVDMYLIFEQKHLGNGSCTEITLKYKAVSGIINNFIICWSFKIVLFLSFITIIISCFLLYSVYAQIFRGLVIYVVWIFFYETANVVIQILTNNDFGIKEVRIMRWFGLVSRTVMHCFCMFFVINYAHITYKNQSQGNIISYRRRISTAEALRSGNKRLSVLGGLSGSHLESQYFGRQSFHTSIFTCLSPVPSSAPST encoded by the exons ATGAAACAGCAGCAGTGGTGTGGGATGACTGCCAAAACGGGCACCGTGCTGTCAGGGGTCTTCACCATCATGGCCGTAGACATGTATCTCATCTTTGAACAGAAGCACCTAGGGAATGGCAGCTGCACTGAAATCACACTGAAGTACAAGGCTGTAAGTGGCATCATAAATAACTTCATCATCTGCTGGAGTTTTAAAATCGTCCTCTTCCTGTctttcatcaccatcatcatcagcTGCTTCCTCCTGTACTCAGTGTATGCCCAGATCTTCAGGGGCCTGGTCATCTACGTTGTCtggatttttttctatgaaactGCAAACGTCGTAATACAAATCCTCACCAACAATGACTTTGGCATTAAAGAGGTCAGAATCATGCGCTGGTTTGGCTTGGTGTCTCGTACAGTCATGCACTGTTTCTGTATGTTCTTTGTCATCAACTATGCCCACATAACCTACAAAAACCAGAGCCAGGGCAATATAATTTCCTACAGGAGACGAATTTCTACAGCGGAGGCTCTCCGCAGCGGAAATAAAAGATTATCAGTTTTGggtgggctcagtggctcacacctggaatcccagtactttgggaggcagag CTTCCACACCAGCATATTTACCTGTCTGTCTCCAGTGCCAAGCTCAGCCCCCAGCACCTAG
- the TMEM217 gene encoding transmembrane protein 217 isoform X2, whose amino-acid sequence MKQQQWCGMTAKTGTVLSGVFTIMAVDMYLIFEQKHLGNGSCTEITLKYKAVSGIINNFIICWSFKIVLFLSFITIIISCFLLYSVYAQIFRGLVIYVVWIFFYETANVVIQILTNNDFGIKEVRIMRWFGLVSRTVMHCFCMFFVINYAHITYKNQSQGNIISYRRRISTAEALRSGNKRLSVLGGLSGSHLESQYFGRQRRCSGKTSIK is encoded by the exons ATGAAACAGCAGCAGTGGTGTGGGATGACTGCCAAAACGGGCACCGTGCTGTCAGGGGTCTTCACCATCATGGCCGTAGACATGTATCTCATCTTTGAACAGAAGCACCTAGGGAATGGCAGCTGCACTGAAATCACACTGAAGTACAAGGCTGTAAGTGGCATCATAAATAACTTCATCATCTGCTGGAGTTTTAAAATCGTCCTCTTCCTGTctttcatcaccatcatcatcagcTGCTTCCTCCTGTACTCAGTGTATGCCCAGATCTTCAGGGGCCTGGTCATCTACGTTGTCtggatttttttctatgaaactGCAAACGTCGTAATACAAATCCTCACCAACAATGACTTTGGCATTAAAGAGGTCAGAATCATGCGCTGGTTTGGCTTGGTGTCTCGTACAGTCATGCACTGTTTCTGTATGTTCTTTGTCATCAACTATGCCCACATAACCTACAAAAACCAGAGCCAGGGCAATATAATTTCCTACAGGAGACGAATTTCTACAGCGGAGGCTCTCCGCAGCGGAAATAAAAGATTATCAGTTTTGggtgggctcagtggctcacacctggaatcccagtactttgggaggcagag GAGGTGCTCTGGTAAAACAAGTATAAAATGA
- the TMEM217 gene encoding transmembrane protein 217 isoform X3, producing the protein MNVRMFALMVGIFSVLSTIQFFIFNLNQKTYIGCEAKFSIYVDSKLELVTWILFHRANISTGLSLATIIISCFLLYCIHKNIYMGLLIYAMWIITYELINFSTVLLLNRIIKDHFKKLSYLHWIFQISHMLLHFFCLPFIVKHAYNLYKESQTVSRKRRHRLSSTIGMNS; encoded by the coding sequence ATGAACGTCAGGATGTTCGCCCTCATGGTGGGCATCTTCTCTGTCCTCAGTACCATCCAGTTCTTCATCTTTAACCTGAACCAGAAGACATACATTGGCTGTGAGGCCAAGTTCAGCATCTACGTGGACTCAAAGTTGGAGCTAGTCACTTGGATCCTGTTCCACAGGGCTAACATCAGCACTGGCCTCTCCCTCGCCACCATCATAATCAGCTGCTTCCTCCTTTATTGTATCCACAAGAATATCTACATGGGGCTGCTGATCTATGCCATGTGGATCATCACTTACGAGCTCATCAACTTCTCCACAGTCCTGCTCCTCAACAGGATCATCAAAGATCACTTCAAGAAGCTGAGTTACTTGCACTGGATCTTCCAAATCTCACACATGCTCCTGCACTTTTTCTGTCTGCCCTTCATCGTCAAGCATGCATACAACCTTTATAAGGAATCCCAGACTGTGAGCAGGAAACGCCGCCACCGGCTCTCCTCCACCATTGGAATGAACTCATGA